In Mycoplasmopsis maculosa, one genomic interval encodes:
- the mnmA gene encoding tRNA 2-thiouridine(34) synthase MnmA, translating to METIKNKKKKVILGMSGGVDSSVSAYFLKKQGYEVEGLFMRNWDSLMNNDFLGNENIRQDVCSQELDYQDAQKVADKLGIKLHRVDFIKEYWDDVFENFIEEYKKGRTPNPDILCNKFIKFKAFSDHAFQKLGADYIAMGHYASVKDGHLYRAKDENKDQTYFLAQLTHKQLENVIMPLENFEDKSEVRKIAAEQGLITADKKDSTGICFIGERRFTKFLQNYIPAQPGKIVSIVDNKVVGGHDGCYFYTIGQRKGLNLGGMNESHYVCGHDVQKNIIYVAPSSDMSYLTSDKLLASNINFNNEEYNENNLTAKFRYRQKDIKVKIELLENNEMFVYYPTEAQAVTPGQQVVIYDGEKCIGGGIIEKVYYKDKLKEYL from the coding sequence ATGGAAACAATTAAAAATAAAAAGAAAAAAGTTATTTTAGGAATGTCAGGTGGTGTTGACTCATCTGTAAGCGCATACTTTCTTAAAAAACAAGGTTATGAAGTAGAAGGTTTATTTATGAGAAACTGAGATTCATTAATGAATAACGATTTTTTAGGAAATGAAAATATTAGACAAGATGTTTGTTCACAAGAATTAGATTATCAAGATGCACAAAAAGTTGCAGATAAATTAGGAATCAAATTACATAGGGTTGATTTTATAAAAGAATATTGAGATGATGTTTTTGAAAATTTTATTGAAGAATATAAAAAAGGAAGAACACCTAATCCAGATATTTTATGTAATAAATTTATAAAATTTAAAGCTTTTTCTGACCATGCATTTCAAAAATTAGGTGCAGACTATATAGCAATGGGTCATTATGCTAGTGTGAAAGACGGTCATTTATATAGAGCAAAAGATGAAAATAAGGATCAAACTTATTTTTTAGCTCAATTAACTCATAAACAATTAGAAAATGTTATTATGCCTTTAGAAAATTTTGAAGATAAATCTGAAGTTAGAAAAATAGCAGCTGAACAAGGGTTAATAACCGCGGATAAAAAAGATTCAACTGGTATTTGCTTTATTGGAGAAAGAAGATTTACTAAATTTTTACAAAATTATATTCCTGCACAACCTGGAAAAATTGTAAGTATTGTTGATAACAAAGTCGTAGGTGGTCATGATGGATGCTACTTTTATACAATAGGACAAAGAAAAGGGCTTAATTTAGGTGGTATGAATGAATCACACTATGTTTGTGGTCATGATGTTCAAAAAAATATTATTTATGTAGCTCCATCTAGTGATATGTCTTATTTAACTAGCGATAAATTATTAGCCTCAAATATAAATTTTAATAACGAAGAATATAATGAAAATAATTTAACTGCAAAATTTAGATATAGACAAAAAGATATTAAAGTTAAAATTGAACTTTTAGAAAACAATGAAATGTTTGTCTACTACCCAACAGAAGCTCAAGCCGTAACACCAGGACAACAAGTTGTGATATATGATGGCGAAAAATGTATTGGTGGTGGAATTATTGAAAAAGTTTATTATAAAGATAAATTAAAAGAATATTTATAG
- the alaS gene encoding alanine--tRNA ligase, with translation MNSKEIRKKWLDFFNKKGHEIIESKNLIPVNDPSLLWINSGVATLKDYFSGKKIPPSQRLTNSQKAIRTNDIENVGITSRHHTFFEMLGNFSIGDYFKKEAIDFGKEFLFDILKLEKEKIYITYFNEDEETKEYWIKNGIDESHLIKGGRDTNFWDVGSGPCGPCTEIFYDRGEKYDKRGIELLKEDIENDRYIEIWNIVFSQFNNDGENNYTELNQKNIDTGAGLERIASILQDVPTNFDTDLFQGIIKEIEKFTNYKYDINNYFTGEKEQFEINKNFKIIADHIRTVVNAIADGAKVSNVGRGYIIRRLIRRSVYKGMQLGIKGLFLYKLVKAVQDSLPYEYDGKIVAQEIKNEEILFSKTIEKGKSLLENHIDENTKIFNGEIAFNLLETYGFPIELTEEILNQKGIKVDLEGFKLAKEKHAEASRSEKISGMATVINSLALIEEKIDEFIGYSELTSKNSKVLKLLDNEKEILSTDSKAYLILDKTPFYATSGGQRHDKGYMIQNGNKIAVLDVFKDKFGNHIHLIEGKINNKDIVECYVDPEIRIGLERNHSGTHLLFCALRNVLGNYIEQLGSDNNEERLTFDFPGDEKPTEEQINKIESLMHQYINMDVNREYLVMPIDKAKELGALMTIEEEEYMDPKAVRVVRFGDITSDLCGGTHLSNTKKLENFKITNVERKQAGIYRIRAISSNKLVREYNLDLNSKLTNELNKIVLKNKELNNDYKFSFENLEKLTELEDKNKELNVLIEKAREDYKILLKEKSVIEFDYENVEFEKINNYNVYINLDLEPSNVKVVAATIRDKYNNNNIVVTGSKDSNQTLLSIASKIVDSNKLFRNIASKLNGRGGGSSISAMGKVDNSNNLISIIKEEIKNA, from the coding sequence ATGAACTCAAAAGAAATAAGAAAAAAATGATTAGATTTTTTTAATAAAAAAGGGCATGAAATTATTGAAAGTAAAAATTTAATTCCTGTAAATGATCCTTCTTTATTATGAATTAATTCAGGTGTTGCTACTTTAAAAGATTACTTTTCAGGTAAAAAAATACCTCCTTCACAAAGACTAACAAATAGTCAAAAAGCTATTAGAACAAATGATATTGAAAACGTTGGTATAACTTCTAGACATCATACATTTTTTGAAATGCTTGGTAATTTTTCAATAGGTGATTATTTTAAAAAAGAAGCTATTGATTTTGGTAAAGAATTTTTATTTGATATTTTAAAACTAGAAAAAGAAAAAATTTATATTACATATTTTAATGAAGATGAAGAAACAAAAGAATATTGAATTAAAAATGGAATTGACGAATCACATTTAATAAAAGGTGGACGTGATACTAATTTCTGAGATGTTGGTTCTGGTCCTTGTGGTCCTTGTACAGAAATTTTTTACGATAGAGGTGAAAAATATGACAAGAGAGGAATAGAACTTTTAAAAGAAGACATTGAAAATGATCGTTATATAGAAATATGAAATATTGTTTTTAGTCAATTCAATAACGACGGAGAAAATAACTATACTGAATTAAATCAAAAAAACATAGATACTGGTGCAGGTTTAGAAAGAATAGCTTCTATTTTACAGGATGTTCCAACAAATTTTGATACAGATTTATTTCAAGGAATAATTAAAGAAATTGAAAAATTCACAAATTACAAATATGACATAAACAACTATTTTACAGGTGAAAAAGAACAATTTGAAATAAATAAAAACTTTAAAATTATTGCAGATCATATAAGAACTGTTGTTAACGCTATTGCAGATGGAGCCAAAGTTTCAAATGTAGGTAGAGGTTACATTATAAGAAGATTAATTAGAAGATCAGTCTATAAGGGTATGCAGTTAGGTATAAAAGGATTATTTTTATATAAACTTGTAAAAGCTGTACAAGATAGCTTGCCATATGAATATGATGGAAAAATCGTTGCCCAAGAAATTAAAAATGAAGAAATTTTATTTTCTAAAACAATTGAAAAAGGTAAGTCTTTATTAGAAAATCATATTGATGAAAATACAAAAATTTTTAATGGTGAAATTGCATTTAATCTTCTTGAAACTTATGGATTCCCTATTGAATTAACTGAAGAAATATTAAATCAAAAAGGAATTAAAGTTGATTTAGAAGGTTTTAAATTAGCTAAAGAAAAACATGCTGAAGCATCAAGAAGTGAAAAAATTTCTGGAATGGCTACTGTTATAAATTCACTTGCTTTAATAGAAGAAAAAATAGATGAATTTATTGGTTATTCTGAATTAACATCAAAAAATTCAAAAGTTTTAAAATTGCTTGATAATGAAAAAGAAATTTTATCAACAGACTCAAAAGCTTATTTAATTTTAGATAAAACACCATTTTATGCTACTAGTGGTGGACAAAGACATGATAAAGGATACATGATACAAAATGGCAATAAAATAGCTGTTTTGGATGTTTTTAAAGATAAATTCGGCAATCATATTCATTTAATTGAAGGTAAAATTAATAATAAAGATATAGTTGAATGTTATGTTGATCCAGAAATAAGAATAGGTTTAGAAAGAAATCACTCAGGAACTCACTTATTATTTTGTGCTTTAAGAAATGTATTAGGAAATTACATTGAACAATTAGGATCAGATAACAATGAAGAAAGATTAACTTTTGATTTCCCAGGTGATGAAAAACCAACTGAAGAACAAATCAATAAAATAGAATCTTTAATGCATCAATATATAAACATGGATGTTAATCGTGAATATTTAGTAATGCCAATTGATAAAGCAAAAGAATTAGGTGCTTTAATGACAATTGAAGAAGAAGAATATATGGATCCTAAAGCTGTTCGTGTTGTTCGTTTTGGTGATATAACAAGTGATTTATGTGGTGGAACTCACCTTTCAAATACAAAGAAATTAGAAAATTTCAAAATTACAAATGTTGAAAGAAAACAAGCTGGAATTTATAGAATAAGAGCTATTAGTTCAAATAAATTAGTTAGAGAATACAATTTAGACTTAAATTCTAAATTAACTAATGAATTAAATAAGATTGTTTTAAAAAATAAAGAATTAAATAATGATTATAAATTTTCATTTGAAAACTTAGAAAAATTAACTGAATTAGAAGATAAAAATAAAGAATTAAATGTTTTAATAGAAAAAGCAAGAGAAGATTACAAGATTCTTTTAAAAGAAAAATCAGTTATTGAATTCGACTATGAAAATGTTGAATTTGAAAAAATTAATAATTATAATGTTTATATTAATTTAGATTTAGAACCATCAAATGTAAAAGTCGTAGCTGCTACTATTAGAGATAAATATAATAACAATAATATCGTAGTTACTGGAAGTAAAGATTCAAATCAAACATTATTATCAATAGCTTCTAAAATTGTTGATTCAAATAAATTATTTAGAAATATTGCTTCAAAATTAAACGGCCGTGGTGGCGGCAGTTCAATAAGTGCAATGGGTAAAGTTGATAATTCTAATAACTTAATTTCAATTATTAAAGAAGAAATTAAAAATGCGTAA
- a CDS encoding lipoprotein 17-related variable surface protein, which yields MKKKFVKTLPFILPMSTIVLISTYTFPSETVDIWKIEGHSYYNNGNFGIKSYNYSKWMTNIHDDKLLFDLSIPSTHDSAMDSGSGIAWTFGSNFARTQSLNTWDQFEAGIRGFDLRIDNDMWLRHGSTYSQIQFQNWLNSAVNFVKENPTEFIIARVKDESFDVNNRRLANQARTNYERIINSPQYNPYLFNNTGQDPDTLDYKVKNLRGKVILINNWHHNITSTNVGGFSFDKFLYRSYSLQDDYNAYPNDKERKVKEMMVKSNSDWENNQNILFMNFLSIATGTSTYPYHYASDINRRIIRYLNSNEDITKLGMVYMDFPGSSLIQAIFKRNYSFSDYELNNGILGRIIPENEIQIDDLLTYSNKITIHGQISNFKIDIVKSGNVIKTITVPELNSNTYEFNFDRNFENNETFYFKFYKETPSNQFYSSKRYNEINIEKFSRNHQHTTNTENLIRTIIEYVNSLPNHLSDLKKYISNTFINSLQEIKPFTNQNRNKYISIKAVWESFLIDFDILKEKFSLLFNKINDFKNKNNSINEIIDENLQNKISEFNNYVLNLLRSYFNQKSYTDHIDFEGLFNKIDSISKSLDYADDIIKKNKNNTFINNKNLIQKMFNNFDYVGKQKWINKINLIKSKSKEKIVSAFNQAKLGTFNLIVDNEINDLILEINNITNNLQTIINNMKSLISGIGLNTLQISFFRNKINEIIENVSAFEELSRDMTDYKNDLTNSNRLINDNERFFQENNYENVTTAKNSLINKIDLLKNKIINQSGNINPTELKKLISEINKLKEKVVEEYTIVNNAKTFISNLNEIYEEQKNYFIRLIDEDLLVSNNEINIIINDANLLNNEGFFTKIPNLQYLNNIQKSNLLEFVKENINIELIKNKYSIYKKIDEENNKLKTLYDSFEGYNSRLVFNNLTQAKKEEFINYYNDADRVLKNGVSLEEISIAYSNLSKFKFLNNSELENDINELITKINNTENIYLFEKVPLINEIIENTSNLEKLEHYKTIVDEKIENNQPLKDLNIYENLNQIQKEYLKNSLFDSLNLVELNDKKNEAETINQLMLNAINIKNNNANYFTEEWFIENNEESKDFFRNAYTLFSNKINEISFDKKIINDTIEEFLNSINLTKQNSLIYINERNINNAKNEFNKIKDEINNILLEFENESDYSLLKEYLDSIRNQVDLLKNTSKNSTNHIEILKLKDDLILIRDQIKNKVNEIRIKNNEENERLLNEFLQNIENVYYAINNKNKLPSWVINNELIINNLPDGYKILNLSLNSNDDLGILNISYEISNNKFTYTKTQKIIDFMTLDQINLENEKRIFNEESEKIDYSVLNKEKLPSNVNDFLVTNLKEGFTTEIIERTNNDSIGEIHLTVTIRKNSFSKTKNFILKGFLTTSQVDFTNKLNKEKEKFNEIINSFNKLIINSKEHENYHDFVDYLNEIETCMLPNIEIVRNSKDIDEIKKISLQSLNKIEEVKSEINKLLELAEKNRYDLFDKEANTIVYLIKNKNQLPSEVDGSQIVVKYLPNYLNSNITKIERDDQAGIFKISFEISNNKYKKQREVSLTGFKTRDINVVIKQINDKREEFDKKYKEFLDLILTLDNSKHFETVKFYKDRLNIEKEEVYSNQANLISINRSIDALKDLQNNFLIKKKEIIKKDIEEEKLKQEEEKKNEIEKSKQKTKNILMYTLIPIASLSVLGIVIWLTIYLIKKNKK from the coding sequence ATGAAAAAGAAATTTGTTAAAACTTTACCTTTTATTTTACCAATGTCAACAATTGTTTTAATTTCAACATATACATTTCCTAGTGAAACAGTTGATATATGAAAAATTGAAGGACATTCGTATTATAATAATGGAAACTTTGGAATTAAATCTTACAATTATTCAAAATGAATGACAAATATTCATGATGATAAATTATTATTTGATTTAAGCATACCATCTACTCATGACTCAGCTATGGATAGTGGTTCTGGTATTGCTTGAACTTTTGGTTCAAATTTCGCTAGAACTCAATCATTAAATACTTGAGATCAATTTGAAGCAGGAATAAGAGGTTTCGACTTAAGAATTGATAATGATATGTGATTAAGACACGGTTCAACTTATTCTCAAATACAATTTCAAAATTGATTAAATAGTGCAGTTAATTTTGTAAAAGAAAATCCTACTGAATTTATTATAGCAAGAGTTAAAGATGAATCATTTGACGTAAATAATAGAAGACTTGCCAATCAAGCGAGAACAAATTATGAAAGAATAATAAATTCTCCTCAATATAATCCTTATTTATTTAATAATACAGGGCAAGACCCTGATACTTTAGATTACAAAGTAAAAAACTTAAGAGGAAAAGTTATTTTAATTAATAATTGACACCACAATATAACATCTACGAATGTAGGTGGTTTTAGTTTTGACAAATTTTTATATAGATCATATAGTTTACAAGATGATTACAATGCATATCCTAACGATAAGGAAAGAAAAGTCAAAGAAATGATGGTAAAATCAAATAGCGATTGAGAAAATAACCAAAATATTTTATTTATGAATTTTTTATCAATTGCCACAGGAACTTCAACTTATCCTTATCATTATGCTTCAGATATTAATAGAAGAATAATAAGATACTTAAATTCAAATGAAGATATAACAAAACTTGGTATGGTTTACATGGATTTTCCCGGTTCTTCTTTAATTCAAGCTATTTTTAAAAGAAATTATTCTTTTTCTGATTATGAATTAAATAATGGTATTTTAGGAAGAATTATTCCAGAAAATGAAATACAAATTGATGATTTGCTCACTTATAGCAATAAGATAACTATACATGGTCAAATAAGCAATTTTAAAATAGATATTGTAAAAAGCGGGAATGTTATAAAAACAATTACTGTCCCTGAATTAAATTCAAACACATATGAATTTAATTTTGATAGAAATTTTGAAAACAATGAAACCTTTTACTTTAAATTTTATAAAGAAACTCCTTCGAATCAATTTTATTCATCAAAAAGATATAATGAAATTAATATAGAAAAATTTTCAAGAAATCATCAGCACACAACTAACACTGAAAATTTAATAAGAACAATTATTGAATATGTAAATAGTTTACCTAACCATTTAAGCGATTTAAAAAAATATATAAGTAACACATTTATTAATTCACTTCAAGAAATAAAACCATTCACTAATCAAAATAGAAATAAATACATAAGTATTAAAGCAGTATGAGAATCATTTTTAATTGATTTTGATATTTTAAAAGAAAAATTCAGTTTACTTTTTAACAAAATCAATGATTTTAAAAATAAAAACAATAGTATTAATGAAATAATAGATGAAAATTTACAAAATAAAATAAGTGAGTTTAACAATTACGTTTTAAATCTTCTTAGAAGTTATTTTAATCAAAAATCTTATACAGACCATATAGATTTTGAAGGGTTATTTAATAAAATTGATTCTATATCAAAAAGTCTTGATTATGCTGATGACATAATTAAAAAGAATAAAAATAATACTTTTATAAATAATAAAAACCTTATACAAAAAATGTTTAATAACTTTGATTATGTTGGAAAACAAAAATGGATAAATAAGATAAATTTAATAAAAAGTAAAAGTAAAGAAAAAATTGTTAGTGCTTTTAATCAAGCCAAATTAGGTACATTTAATTTAATAGTTGATAATGAAATAAATGATTTAATTTTAGAAATCAATAACATAACAAATAATTTGCAAACAATTATAAATAATATGAAAAGTTTAATAAGCGGAATTGGTTTAAATACGCTTCAAATAAGTTTTTTTAGAAATAAAATAAATGAAATTATTGAAAATGTTTCTGCTTTTGAAGAATTATCTAGGGATATGACAGATTATAAAAATGATTTAACAAATTCAAATAGATTAATAAATGATAATGAAAGATTTTTTCAAGAAAATAATTATGAAAATGTGACAACTGCTAAAAATAGTTTAATAAATAAAATAGATTTATTAAAAAATAAAATTATTAACCAAAGTGGCAATATTAATCCTACAGAATTAAAAAAACTAATAAGTGAAATAAACAAATTAAAAGAAAAAGTTGTTGAAGAATATACAATTGTTAATAATGCAAAAACTTTTATTTCTAATCTAAATGAAATATATGAAGAACAAAAAAATTATTTTATTAGATTAATTGATGAAGATTTATTGGTTTCAAATAATGAAATAAATATAATAATAAATGATGCAAATTTGTTAAACAATGAAGGCTTTTTTACAAAAATTCCTAATTTACAGTATTTAAATAATATCCAAAAGAGTAATTTATTAGAATTTGTTAAAGAAAATATTAATATTGAATTAATAAAAAACAAGTATTCAATATATAAAAAAATAGATGAAGAAAATAATAAATTAAAAACTTTATATGATAGTTTTGAAGGATACAATTCTAGATTAGTTTTTAATAATTTAACTCAAGCAAAAAAAGAAGAATTTATTAATTATTACAATGATGCTGATAGAGTATTAAAAAATGGTGTTTCTTTAGAGGAAATTTCTATAGCTTATAGTAATTTATCTAAATTTAAGTTTTTGAATAATTCAGAATTAGAAAATGATATTAATGAATTAATAACAAAAATAAATAATACAGAAAATATTTATTTATTTGAAAAAGTACCTTTAATAAATGAAATTATTGAAAATACATCTAACTTAGAAAAACTTGAGCATTATAAAACAATTGTTGATGAAAAAATTGAAAATAATCAACCATTAAAAGACTTAAATATTTATGAAAATTTAAATCAAATCCAAAAAGAATATTTAAAAAATTCATTATTTGATTCATTAAATCTTGTTGAACTAAATGATAAAAAAAATGAAGCAGAAACAATAAACCAATTAATGTTAAATGCTATAAATATTAAAAATAATAATGCTAATTATTTTACAGAAGAATGATTTATAGAAAATAATGAAGAAAGTAAGGATTTTTTCAGGAATGCTTATACTTTATTTTCAAACAAAATAAATGAAATAAGCTTTGACAAAAAAATAATAAATGATACTATCGAAGAATTTTTAAATTCTATAAATTTAACTAAACAAAATTCATTAATTTATATAAATGAAAGAAATATTAACAACGCAAAAAATGAGTTTAATAAAATAAAAGATGAAATTAATAATATTTTATTAGAGTTTGAAAATGAAAGTGATTACAGTTTGCTTAAAGAATATTTAGATAGTATAAGAAATCAAGTAGATTTATTAAAAAATACTTCAAAAAATTCAACTAATCATATTGAAATCTTAAAATTAAAAGATGATTTAATATTGATTAGAGATCAAATAAAAAATAAAGTAAATGAAATAAGAATTAAAAATAATGAAGAAAATGAAAGATTATTAAATGAATTTCTTCAAAATATAGAAAATGTTTATTATGCTATAAATAATAAAAATAAATTACCTTCTTGAGTTATTAATAATGAATTAATAATTAATAACTTACCAGATGGTTATAAAATTTTAAATTTATCTTTAAATAGTAATGATGATTTAGGTATATTAAATATAAGTTATGAAATTTCTAACAATAAATTTACTTATACAAAAACTCAAAAAATAATTGATTTTATGACTTTAGATCAAATTAATTTGGAAAATGAAAAAAGAATCTTTAATGAAGAGTCTGAAAAAATAGATTATTCTGTTTTAAATAAAGAAAAACTTCCTTCTAATGTAAATGATTTTTTAGTAACTAATTTAAAAGAAGGATTCACAACTGAAATTATTGAAAGAACAAACAATGATTCAATTGGTGAAATACACTTAACAGTTACAATTAGAAAAAATTCTTTTTCAAAAACTAAAAACTTTATTTTAAAAGGGTTTTTAACAACTTCTCAAGTTGACTTTACAAATAAATTAAATAAAGAAAAAGAAAAGTTCAATGAAATTATTAATAGCTTTAATAAATTAATAATTAATAGTAAAGAACATGAAAATTATCATGACTTTGTAGATTATCTTAATGAAATAGAAACTTGCATGTTGCCAAATATTGAAATAGTAAGAAATTCTAAGGATATAGATGAAATAAAAAAAATATCACTACAAAGTTTAAATAAAATTGAAGAAGTAAAAAGTGAAATAAATAAATTATTAGAATTAGCTGAAAAAAATAGATATGATCTTTTTGACAAAGAAGCCAATACAATAGTTTATTTAATCAAAAATAAAAACCAATTACCTAGTGAAGTAGATGGAAGTCAAATAGTAGTAAAATATCTTCCAAATTATCTCAATTCTAATATTACAAAAATTGAAAGAGATGATCAAGCTGGTATATTTAAAATTTCTTTTGAAATATCTAATAATAAATATAAAAAACAAAGAGAAGTTTCTTTAACAGGTTTTAAAACAAGAGATATAAATGTTGTAATAAAACAAATAAATGATAAAAGAGAAGAATTTGATAAAAAATATAAAGAATTCTTAGATTTAATTTTAACACTAGATAATTCAAAACATTTCGAAACAGTAAAATTCTATAAAGATAGACTAAATATTGAGAAAGAAGAAGTTTATTCTAACCAAGCTAACTTAATTTCAATAAATAGATCAATAGATGCTCTTAAGGATTTACAAAATAATTTCTTAATTAAAAAGAAAGAAATTATTAAAAAAGATATTGAAGAAGAAAAACTAAAACAAGAAGAAGAAAAGAAAAACGAAATTGAAAAAAGTAAACAAAAAACAAAAAATATTTTAATGTATACTTTAATTCCTATTGCTTCTTTATCTGTTTTAGGTATAGTTATTTGATTAACTATTTACTTAATTAAAAAAAATAAAAAATAA